Proteins encoded in a region of the Chryseobacterium piperi genome:
- a CDS encoding DnaJ C-terminal domain-containing protein has product MAYIDYYKILGVDKNATQDDIKKVYRKQARKLHPDLNPNDKEAERKFKELNEANEVLSNPENRTKYDKYGENWKHGEEYEKAQQQQRQYQSQNQSYGGYSGADFGEGEDFSDFFQSMFGGGGGYSRSSRGSASGKFKGQDVQAELTLNLRDAAKTHPQTFDINGKKVRITIPAGVYDGQQIKLKGHGNPGVNGGPNGDLYITFSIPADPDFERIGDDLKTKVAIDLYTAVLGGDVKVHTLDGGVNLKVKPETQNGVTVRLKGKGFPVYKKEGQFGDLFVTYEVKLPVNLTDKQKELFEQLKNS; this is encoded by the coding sequence ATGGCTTATATAGATTACTATAAAATTCTAGGCGTAGATAAAAACGCAACCCAGGATGACATTAAAAAGGTATATAGGAAACAGGCAAGAAAACTGCATCCGGACCTTAATCCTAATGACAAAGAAGCTGAAAGAAAATTCAAAGAACTAAACGAAGCCAATGAAGTACTGAGTAATCCTGAAAACCGTACCAAATATGATAAGTATGGAGAGAACTGGAAGCATGGCGAAGAGTATGAAAAAGCCCAACAGCAGCAAAGACAGTATCAAAGTCAAAATCAAAGCTATGGTGGATACTCGGGTGCTGATTTTGGAGAAGGTGAAGACTTTTCGGATTTTTTCCAAAGTATGTTTGGCGGTGGCGGTGGCTATAGCCGAAGTTCTCGTGGAAGTGCTTCAGGAAAATTTAAAGGGCAGGATGTTCAGGCTGAGCTAACGCTGAATTTAAGAGATGCTGCAAAAACACATCCACAAACTTTTGATATTAATGGTAAGAAAGTAAGAATTACAATTCCTGCAGGAGTTTATGATGGACAGCAGATCAAGCTGAAGGGACATGGGAATCCTGGTGTAAATGGAGGTCCTAACGGGGATCTGTACATTACATTTAGTATTCCGGCAGATCCGGATTTTGAAAGAATAGGGGATGACCTGAAAACAAAGGTTGCTATTGATCTGTATACTGCTGTGCTAGGTGGCGATGTAAAAGTACATACTCTGGATGGTGGCGTCAACCTGAAGGTGAAACCTGAAACACAGAACGGAGTTACTGTACGGTTAAAAGGTAAAGGATTCCCTGTTTATAAAAAAGAAGGGCAATTTGGTGATTTGTTTGTAACCTACGAAGTAAAATTACCGGTAAACCTTACGGATAAGCAAAAAGAACTTTTTGAACAACTTAAAAATTCTTAG
- a CDS encoding DUF779 domain-containing protein, whose translation METKISRLSATEKALEVIWELEKKYGDLMFYQAGGCCEGTQPQCFEKGGFYPRMNDAMIGTINGHEFWIDRDLFEYWKYSHFTLDVTDGFGPGGFSLETPLGKTFKVHYKLFTPEEYENLEPVKRSE comes from the coding sequence ATGGAAACAAAAATATCCAGATTATCTGCTACAGAAAAAGCACTTGAAGTCATCTGGGAATTAGAAAAAAAGTATGGAGATCTGATGTTTTATCAGGCCGGCGGATGCTGTGAGGGAACTCAGCCTCAGTGTTTTGAAAAAGGAGGCTTTTACCCGAGAATGAATGATGCGATGATAGGAACCATCAATGGTCATGAATTTTGGATTGATCGTGATTTATTCGAATATTGGAAGTACTCTCACTTTACATTGGATGTGACCGACGGATTCGGACCCGGCGGTTTTTCTCTGGAAACTCCATTAGGTAAAACATTCAAAGTGCATTACAAACTTTTTACCCCGGAAGAATATGAAAATCTTGAACCGGTAAAACGTAGTGAGTAA
- a CDS encoding dicarboxylate/amino acid:cation symporter, which translates to MKEVFKNYSGIILLLLGITVGSIIGIVAPGFVDYIKPLGDIFLNLLFVSVVPLVFFAVSNSIASLEQQSKFGRIISMMSFTFLLFILTAAIFTIGAVYLFPVSSVSGSSQIISEAADHETWGNRIVSFFTVGEFTELFSRKNMLALLIFAFLTGFAARKTGESGQPFRVFIASGYEVMKELLLLVMKLAPIGLGAYFAYQVATVGPQLFGFYGKPLGLYYIVGTVYFLVFFSLYAFVAGGRNGVKSFWTNAIYPTLTALSTCSSFATMPANLQAASKIGIPNSIANLVIPIGTTLHKNGSSISSIIKIYVAFLIIGRDFFEPSNLLLALGITVFVSIVAGGIPNGGYIGEMLMISVYKLPQEAIPAVMIIGTLVDPLATVLNAVGDVVAAMFVNRFVKVSS; encoded by the coding sequence ATGAAAGAGGTTTTTAAAAACTATTCGGGAATTATACTTTTACTTTTAGGGATTACTGTTGGGAGCATTATTGGGATTGTAGCTCCTGGTTTTGTGGACTATATCAAACCACTCGGCGACATTTTTCTTAATCTTCTTTTTGTAAGTGTGGTTCCTTTGGTATTTTTTGCCGTATCCAATTCTATCGCCTCTTTAGAGCAACAATCAAAATTTGGAAGAATTATTTCTATGATGTCTTTCACATTTTTGCTTTTTATATTAACTGCCGCCATTTTTACAATTGGTGCAGTGTACCTGTTTCCCGTTTCTTCTGTTTCCGGAAGCTCTCAGATCATATCAGAAGCCGCAGATCATGAAACATGGGGAAATAGAATTGTCAGCTTTTTCACAGTGGGAGAATTTACAGAACTGTTTTCCAGAAAAAATATGCTGGCTCTTTTAATATTTGCCTTTTTAACAGGTTTTGCAGCCAGAAAAACAGGAGAAAGTGGACAACCTTTCCGGGTTTTTATTGCTTCAGGTTATGAAGTGATGAAAGAATTGCTTTTATTGGTCATGAAACTAGCGCCTATTGGTCTAGGAGCCTATTTTGCTTATCAGGTTGCTACAGTAGGACCTCAGCTTTTTGGCTTCTATGGAAAACCGTTAGGGTTATATTATATTGTAGGAACAGTTTATTTTTTAGTCTTCTTTTCGCTGTATGCTTTTGTAGCAGGGGGAAGAAATGGTGTCAAAAGTTTCTGGACCAACGCTATCTATCCTACCCTTACAGCATTAAGTACCTGCAGTAGCTTTGCGACTATGCCTGCCAATTTACAGGCAGCTTCAAAAATTGGTATTCCTAATTCAATTGCCAATCTGGTCATCCCTATCGGGACTACGTTACATAAAAATGGTTCGTCCATATCTTCAATCATTAAAATCTATGTGGCTTTTTTAATTATCGGAAGAGATTTTTTTGAACCTTCTAATTTGCTTTTAGCATTAGGGATTACAGTTTTTGTAAGTATTGTAGCCGGTGGAATTCCAAATGGTGGCTATATTGGTGAAATGCTGATGATATCCGTGTATAAATTACCACAGGAAGCTATCCCCGCAGTAATGATCATCGGAACATTGGTAGACCCTTTAGCAACTGTTCTAAATGCTGTTGGTGATGTAGTCGCAGCCATGTTTGTCAATCGGTTTGTCAAGGTAAGTAGCTGA
- a CDS encoding aldehyde dehydrogenase family protein translates to MSTITEQKSETTLQWPEFKSKYDNYINGQFTAPVNGQYFDVVSPVNGKNFTQAAHSSKEDLELAVDAAYKAFQTWKDTSSTERSIILNKIADRIEENLEYLAIVETIDNGKAVRETLAADLPLAIDHFRYFASVVRAEEGSHNELDKDTVSLIVHEPLGVIAQIIPWNFPLLMAIWKLAPALAAGNCVVLKPAESTPISIMVLMEIIGDLLPPGVVNIVNGFGAELGRALVTNPKVSKAAFTGSTATGRLVMQYATENIIPVTLELGGKSPNVFFSSVMDADDEFLDKAVEGAVLFALNQGEICTCPSRLLVQEDIADAFISKVIERVKAIKVGNPLDKTVMMGAQASQIQKDKILSYIKLGKEEGAEVLVGGDVNHVGDGLENGYYIQPTIFKGNNRMRIFQEEIFGPVLAFTTFKDEEEAIKIANDTIYGLGAGVWTRDAHQLYNVPRHIQAGRVWVNQYHSYPAGAPFGGYKQSGIGRENHKMMLDHYRQTKNMLISYNKNKLGFF, encoded by the coding sequence ATGAGCACAATAACAGAACAAAAATCAGAAACGACTTTACAATGGCCTGAATTTAAAAGTAAATATGATAACTATATCAATGGTCAATTTACCGCTCCGGTTAACGGGCAATATTTTGATGTCGTTTCTCCTGTCAATGGAAAGAACTTCACACAAGCGGCTCATTCATCCAAAGAAGATTTAGAGTTGGCCGTTGATGCTGCTTATAAAGCATTTCAGACATGGAAAGATACTTCATCAACGGAGAGAAGCATTATTTTAAATAAAATTGCTGACAGAATTGAGGAGAATCTAGAATATCTGGCTATAGTGGAAACGATTGATAATGGTAAGGCAGTTAGGGAAACATTGGCTGCAGACTTACCTTTAGCTATTGATCATTTCAGGTATTTTGCTTCAGTAGTTCGTGCAGAAGAGGGATCACATAATGAACTAGATAAAGATACTGTATCTCTTATTGTTCACGAACCTCTAGGAGTAATTGCACAGATTATTCCCTGGAACTTTCCTTTATTAATGGCCATTTGGAAATTGGCGCCAGCTTTGGCTGCCGGAAACTGTGTGGTTTTAAAGCCTGCGGAAAGTACACCTATCTCTATTATGGTTTTAATGGAAATTATTGGAGATCTGTTGCCACCGGGTGTGGTTAATATCGTTAATGGTTTTGGAGCAGAATTGGGAAGAGCATTAGTGACCAACCCTAAAGTTTCAAAAGCTGCATTTACAGGTTCTACAGCTACCGGACGTTTAGTAATGCAGTATGCTACTGAAAATATTATTCCTGTTACCTTGGAACTTGGAGGGAAATCTCCGAATGTTTTCTTTAGTTCAGTAATGGATGCTGATGACGAATTTCTAGATAAGGCTGTTGAAGGAGCTGTTCTTTTTGCTCTTAATCAGGGAGAAATATGTACTTGTCCTTCCAGACTATTGGTTCAGGAAGATATTGCCGATGCATTTATTTCAAAGGTAATCGAAAGAGTAAAAGCCATTAAAGTAGGAAATCCTTTGGATAAAACAGTAATGATGGGTGCTCAGGCATCTCAGATTCAGAAAGATAAAATTTTATCTTATATCAAATTAGGGAAGGAAGAAGGAGCTGAGGTTCTTGTCGGAGGAGATGTTAATCATGTTGGAGATGGTTTAGAGAACGGGTATTATATTCAGCCGACCATTTTCAAAGGAAACAATAGGATGAGAATCTTCCAGGAAGAAATTTTCGGACCTGTTTTAGCTTTCACAACTTTTAAGGACGAGGAAGAAGCAATAAAAATTGCTAATGATACTATTTATGGTCTTGGAGCTGGAGTTTGGACAAGAGATGCTCATCAATTATATAATGTTCCACGCCATATTCAGGCAGGAAGAGTATGGGTGAACCAATACCACTCTTATCCGGCAGGAGCACCTTTTGGAGGATACAAACAGTCAGGAATAGGAAGAGAAAATCATAAAATGATGTTGGACCATTATCGTCAGACTAAAAATATGTTGATTTCTTATAACAAAAACAAATTAGGTTTCTTTTAA